The Corynebacterium sp. SCR221107 genome includes the window ACCTGATAGCGAATGCGCCTACTCCACCTGATACCACGGCGACGGATTGCAAGGAAACCTCATCTGCACAGGCCGCAACCCCCGAGTTCATCGAACTCGAGGATCTGGGCAATCGTTTCGAAGAATTGGACGAGTCCCTGTTTATCCACTGCTCTGCAGAAGACGTGTACAACAGGACAGCGCATCGACTCCTGTGTGCCCTGGCGGGGGTGGCGGAAAACCCAGAGCCAGTACACCTCACCACCAATGAATTTGGGCAGGTACTCGCCGAGCGTATTCAGCGATTCTAGATGGTTACTGTGCCTTCGGCCACAATCACCGAGGGTCCCGTCAACGTGGACTGGTCTCCATCGATGGTGACCTCCACGGTGCCCCCGGGGATGTGCACGGTCACCGTACCGTCGACCTGTCCGGCGTCGGCAAGCGCTGCCCGTGCTGCGGCGACGGTGCCGGTACCACAACTACGGGTTTCGCCTACTCCACGTTCGTAGACACGCATAGTGACCACGCCGTCGCTGAGTTCGGTGACAATTTCTACATTCACCCCTTCGGGGAAGAAATCTTTGTCAAAGACCGGTGCGACGAGGTTTAGCTCAGCCACGTCATTGGCGCCCCAGCCCGGCACCACACAGGCAAGGTGTGGATTTCCCATATCAACGCCCAAACCGGCGAACTTTGCCTCGCCAATGAAACAGGAAGAAACACCCGTGACCTTCGCCTCTCCCATTTCCACGGACACAGTGGCGCGGGTTGCAGAAGAATCCGTCACCTTGACCTTCTTGGCTCCGGCGCGGGTACCTACCAGGAACTCGTTTCTGTCAACCAGCCCACGCGAGTACACCCAGTGGGCGAACACCCGCGTACCATTGCCGCACATCTCCGCTACAGAACCGTCGGCGTTGTAATAGTCCATGAACCAATCATCACGCGAAAGCGCTGGGTCTGGGTCGGTGATGAGCCCAGCATCCACCAACGCGCCGACGGTTGAAACACGCAGCAATCCGTCGCCACCGATGCCTGCATGGCGATCGCACAGCGCAGCAATAAGCGCGAGATCTAAAGCGATGACGGCACTCTCATCGGGAATGATAACGAAGTCATTTTCCGTGCCGTGCCCTTTGGCAAAAGAAAGTCTCCGTACTTGCTTTTCGTCATGAGCATTGTGCTGTTGGTTCGTCATTCCACACAGTCTAGTGAGTTCGACGTCGTGGGCAAGTAGCCGACCAATGAAAGCCTCATTGCAGACGAGGCAGAATTGAGCAACACTAAGAAGCCTCCACACATTTCAAAGCCGCCGACAGTGTATCCCCGCCCGCGTTAAGCCACACCGTTCGGGGATCGCGCTTGAACCAGCTTCGTTGCCTGCGCACATATCGCCGGGTGCCTGTAATAGTGCGGTCGACGACCTCATCCCACGGCAAGTGTCCCTCTTGAGCCGCGAGAACCTGCGCGTAGCCGATGGCACGGCC containing:
- the dapF gene encoding diaminopimelate epimerase, which translates into the protein MTNQQHNAHDEKQVRRLSFAKGHGTENDFVIIPDESAVIALDLALIAALCDRHAGIGGDGLLRVSTVGALVDAGLITDPDPALSRDDWFMDYYNADGSVAEMCGNGTRVFAHWVYSRGLVDRNEFLVGTRAGAKKVKVTDSSATRATVSVEMGEAKVTGVSSCFIGEAKFAGLGVDMGNPHLACVVPGWGANDVAELNLVAPVFDKDFFPEGVNVEIVTELSDGVVTMRVYERGVGETRSCGTGTVAAARAALADAGQVDGTVTVHIPGGTVEVTIDGDQSTLTGPSVIVAEGTVTI